In one Acipenser ruthenus chromosome 10, fAciRut3.2 maternal haplotype, whole genome shotgun sequence genomic region, the following are encoded:
- the LOC117404703 gene encoding B-cell lymphoma/leukemia 10-like, whose product MDVPQLTEDEMAEVKKEALERLRPYLCDTIMAERHFDYLRAKKILTREDTEEISCRNTGKKRTGKLLDYLAENPRGLDTLIESIQRGRIQNFIITKITDEVQKVRNERLESMKVRATSCMPPKCMGATNNLSGTFSYDSNYEKGRDSTLLFHPEGEWSPGTSTAVCSINLQYGSMLEKGTTVTSSSVSSTLPKPGDPGAPALPDELQPEPEGTCRSTSSDAQFQPLRSRSVSSSQPHFS is encoded by the exons ATGGATGTACCCCAACTTACTGAAGACGAAATGGCTGAAGTAAAAAAGGAA GCTCTAGAACGATTGAGACCATATCTGTGTGATACAATCATGGCTGAAAGACATTTTGATTACCTGCGTGCCAAGAAGATCCTCACCAGAGAGGACACAGAGGAGATCAGCTGCAGAAACACAGGTAAAAAGAGGACTGGAAAGCTGCTTGACTATCTGGCGGAGAACCCAAGGGGTCTGGACACTCTGATTGAATCCATCCAGCGTGGGAGAATCCAGAATTTCATCATCACTAAGATCACTGATGAAGTACAGAAGGTCAGAAATGAAAGACTGGAAAGCATGAAAG TCAGAGCCACCAGCTGCATGCCACCCAAGTGTATGGGTGCAACAAACAACCTCTCCGGAACATTTTCGTATGATTCCAACTATGAGAAAGGAAGAGATTCCACCTTGCTGTTCCATCCTGAAGGGGAATGGAGTCCTGGCACATCCACTGCTGTTTGCTCAATTAATTTGCAATATGGATCCATGTTGGAAAAGGGAACTACAGTAACCAGTAGCAGTGTGTCTTCCACGCTTCCAAAGCCTGGAGACCCGGGGGCCCCAGCGCTCCCTGATGAACTGCAGCCAGAGCCCGAGGGGACCTGTCGAAGCACCAGCAGTGATGCACAGTTTCAGCCACTTCGCTCGAGGTCTGTGTCATCATCACAGCCTCACTTTTCCTAG
- the c10h1orf52 gene encoding UPF0690 protein C1orf52 homolog — MAEKNQDPLSYFAGYGSSSESESSDSEEESKTSVRNKNSNTAGGAQGNKPPAGGSAALPKPDELFKSVSKPSFLYNPLNKQIDWERHTVKAPEEPAKEFKVWKTNAVPPPESYTTEQKKSAPPGMDMAIKWSNMYEDNGDDAPQPAGEQARFLPPDEEPSESDDDDKDEPSSAKKRKVETFQQKEKRKREAGQASTEQSFVEEEKRVLRQNFNS; from the exons ATGGCTGAGAAAAACCAGGACCCGCTGAGCTATTTTGCAGGTTATGGCAGCAGCTCTGAGTCAGAAAGCAGCGATTCCGAGGAGGAAAGTAAGACTTCGGTGAGAAATAAGAACAGCAATACCGCTGGAGGCGCACAAGGGAATAAACCACCTGCCGGTGGATCCGCCGCTTTACCTAAACCGGACGAACTGTTTAAATCTGTGTCCAAACCTTCCTTCTTGTACAATCCACTCAACAAGCAAATAGACTGGGAACGACACACCGTGAAAGCGCCGGAAGAA CCAGCAAAGGAATTTAAAGTATGGAAGACCAATGCTGTGCCCCCACCAGAGTCATACACCACAGAACAGAAGAAAAGTGCGCCCCCAGGAATGGACATGGCAATCAAGTGGTCCAACATGTACGAGGACAATGGGGATGATGCCCCACAGCCTGCAGGGGAGCAGGCCCGGTTTCTACCTCCAGATGAAGAGCCCTCTGAATCAG atGATGATGACAAAGATGAGCCTTCGTCTGCTAAGAAGCGGAAAGTGGAAACCTTTCAgcagaaggagaaaagaaaacgtgAAGCAGGACaagccagcacagagcagagcttTGTAGAGGAGGAGAAAAGGGTTCTCAGACAAAATTTTAATTCTTAG